In one Methanobrevibacter arboriphilus genomic region, the following are encoded:
- a CDS encoding DUF6110 family protein has protein sequence MKENLNKVIKHKKLLLFAGGAITAIAAKKILESDETKKFCVKTLAKVMELQDQAEEAFQDVKDNAEDVRHEAKLKTKNEVFNVEVGKSKK, from the coding sequence ATGAAAGAAAATTTAAATAAAGTTATTAAACATAAAAAATTATTATTGTTTGCAGGAGGAGCTATTACTGCAATAGCTGCTAAAAAAATATTGGAGAGTGATGAAACAAAAAAATTTTGTGTTAAGACACTTGCTAAAGTAATGGAATTACAAGATCAAGCAGAAGAAGCATTTCAGGATGTAAAAGATAATGCTGAAGATGTAAGGCATGAAGCGAAATTAAAGACCAAAAATGAAGTTTTTAATGTTGAAGTTGGGAAAAGTAAAAAATAA
- a CDS encoding right-handed parallel beta-helix repeat-containing protein, with protein sequence MTKKLKYLLNISIFLMVLISVATIAAEDVNGSKVIDIDDGMDNDQIQAKIDDPNTENGDTLNFKGSNYNNINLIINKSLNFVSTVNGGTTINTVQNQSYLSNAVKSQNGSYGVGSGINNINTTVAAFYLLSGSENSSITGFNFKSTLFNPGNSTSRSFSHILVIDTSNVNIIKNNFDGAGVPIAIANSQNILVEENNITNSSYYAINVREDESGRNNIINKNNIINGYDGISVQCSNTLASNNYVYNMANNGFGIWHSGSNSTLINNTADTFKYGVFIKHGGGGDYIINNTWINASSWAVELQGTNTQIINNSFYNMSTAIYQYAKGASYYLSGNTFTNVTTKFALRDSILNGSYINTSSSIPNATVYNGANISISSKVSQSSIVNGKTVTYTILLSNNGDLAGKNLRISDIIPVGSKIVSYQASRGTFTNGTWNIETLGADGDALLTVTVQPVQKGTYSTNTEVSYDAGIEPVMNTTEAKTLKLTVNPDVKLSYSASVSSNKVKVGKTAIISVKITNSGKDKSSPIKIYNKLPKSLKNVFVNYKSIFKSSKWQFSANGQKSIILKMKVKVTKKGILKVPIYANGKLIKTITIKGVK encoded by the coding sequence ATGACAAAAAAGTTAAAATACCTCTTAAATATTTCTATATTTCTTATGGTTCTAATTTCAGTAGCTACGATTGCTGCTGAAGATGTTAATGGATCTAAAGTCATAGATATAGATGATGGTATGGATAATGATCAGATACAAGCAAAAATTGATGATCCAAACACAGAAAATGGAGATACTCTAAATTTTAAAGGATCCAATTATAATAACATCAATCTGATTATAAATAAATCTTTAAACTTTGTTTCAACAGTTAATGGTGGAACTACAATCAATACTGTCCAAAATCAAAGTTATTTATCAAATGCTGTTAAATCACAAAATGGGAGTTATGGAGTAGGTAGTGGAATAAATAATATAAATACTACTGTTGCTGCTTTTTATTTATTATCAGGTAGTGAAAATAGTTCAATAACTGGATTTAATTTTAAAAGCACACTATTTAATCCTGGAAATTCAACATCTCGAAGTTTTTCACATATTTTAGTTATAGATACTTCTAATGTAAATATAATAAAAAATAACTTTGATGGTGCAGGTGTTCCAATAGCTATTGCAAATTCACAGAATATTTTAGTTGAAGAAAATAATATTACTAATAGTTCTTATTATGCAATTAATGTTAGAGAAGATGAATCTGGAAGAAATAATATAATAAATAAAAATAATATTATAAATGGTTATGATGGTATTTCTGTACAGTGTTCAAACACATTAGCTAGTAATAATTATGTTTATAATATGGCAAATAATGGATTTGGAATATGGCATTCAGGATCTAACTCTACTTTGATTAATAATACTGCAGATACATTTAAATATGGAGTATTTATTAAACATGGTGGAGGTGGAGATTATATTATAAATAATACTTGGATAAATGCAAGTAGTTGGGCTGTTGAACTTCAAGGAACAAACACTCAAATTATTAACAACAGTTTTTATAATATGAGTACAGCTATCTATCAATATGCAAAAGGAGCTTCATACTATTTATCTGGAAATACGTTCACCAATGTTACAACTAAATTTGCTTTAAGAGATTCAATATTAAATGGAAGTTATATTAATACAAGTAGTTCTATTCCAAATGCAACAGTATACAATGGAGCAAATATAAGTATTTCATCTAAAGTATCACAATCATCAATAGTCAATGGAAAAACTGTAACATACACAATATTGCTCTCTAATAATGGAGATCTTGCAGGTAAAAATTTGAGAATATCTGATATAATCCCAGTTGGATCTAAAATAGTATCTTATCAAGCTTCCAGAGGTACATTTACTAATGGAACATGGAATATCGAAACATTAGGTGCTGATGGAGATGCACTGTTAACTGTTACTGTTCAACCAGTGCAAAAAGGAACATATAGTACTAATACTGAAGTTAGTTATGATGCAGGTATAGAACCAGTGATGAACACTACAGAAGCAAAAACTTTAAAATTAACTGTTAATCCTGATGTTAAATTATCTTATTCAGCTTCAGTTAGTAGTAATAAAGTAAAAGTAGGTAAAACTGCTATAATAAGTGTTAAAATTACTAACAGTGGAAAAGATAAGTCTAGCCCAATAAAAATTTATAATAAGTTACCAAAAAGTTTAAAAAATGTTTTTGTCAATTATAAATCTATATTTAAATCTTCTAAATGGCAATTTAGTGCAAATGGGCAAAAATCAATAATTCTCAAAATGAAAGTTAAAGTCACTAAAAAAGGCATATTAAAAGTTCCTATTTATGCAAACGGTAAACTAATAAAAACAATTACAATTAAAGGAGTTAAATAA
- a CDS encoding zinc-ribbon domain-containing protein produces MNFETELMYLKERIEKAESLDDLEYLRRTNEKKYWWTSILITGLFYGLNGKVGKMILGWIVGVITLGIYSLYLIYTSYKDQKEFNDQMEFYILNRKKELEKTNISSTNNSIVSDEDNNLNFCPSCGNEVEPEIKFCGNCGTKIGE; encoded by the coding sequence ATGAATTTCGAAACTGAATTAATGTATCTTAAAGAAAGGATTGAAAAAGCAGAAAGCTTAGATGATTTAGAGTATTTAAGAAGAACAAATGAAAAAAAGTATTGGTGGACTAGTATACTTATAACTGGCTTATTTTACGGTTTAAATGGAAAAGTCGGAAAAATGATTCTTGGATGGATTGTTGGTGTTATAACATTAGGGATTTATTCTTTATATTTAATTTATACTAGTTATAAGGATCAAAAAGAATTCAATGATCAAATGGAATTTTATATTTTGAATAGGAAGAAGGAATTAGAAAAAACAAATATTTCAAGTACCAATAATTCTATTGTTTCAGATGAAGATAATAATTTAAATTTTTGCCCATCTTGCGGAAATGAAGTAGAGCCTGAAATAAAATTTTGTGGAAACTGCGGAACAAAAATTGGTGAATAA
- a CDS encoding AbrB/MazE/SpoVT family DNA-binding domain-containing protein, translated as MEVMRFKVKANPANNVSKSLRITLPVKVAEILNVEDGDTVEYVVNAENNELYVSLQKEKEN; from the coding sequence ATGGAAGTAATGAGATTTAAAGTAAAAGCAAATCCTGCAAATAATGTTTCCAAGTCACTAAGGATAACATTGCCAGTAAAAGTTGCAGAAATATTAAATGTTGAAGATGGAGATACCGTTGAATACGTAGTCAATGCTGAAAATAACGAATTATATGTATCTCTACAAAAAGAAAAAGAAAATTGA
- a CDS encoding right-handed parallel beta-helix repeat-containing protein yields MEIQNNYFKLIILLLIFIFAINGNFILNNDFSYAKDYNIGVGLNNNEIQNIIDNAISGSRIIFSGSNYNNISLVINKTLILISNVETKLYASSNNLNGESFSSVFYFKEGSNGSSIKGFNIIADDYGIITYNTSNVSIYNNKISNASKSGILIESSKNVSTLNNNITKNNIGVTVEKSDKVNIKKNKIYNNKKNGINVHSSNNTVIDNNQIYNNINGVNIENTVKSNITNNEIKNNDLHGIEFSGKTEKTFISKNNISKSTRGIYINSYSKNDVIISNYINNNIYRGIEPDDDLPYGIGILFGRQFNFDDTDVDIKWNAITENSQFSIRAPSDGDLVHIGANWLGSNDPKKTQLCHRVDSPLIKAYFQKTANGYQLIFYDGNSIVTNLASFPVIFYLNGKPIQISQVLNGVATFNGNIDRYNLNNLSVSFGKDVLSMEILPTLSQNKDYKDPYTVVESTDSESSNGNNYVDNNGNGFGNNDGEGNGIAGLNNIRKSNSNVGGSSGNGISGENAKTITAKEIQMEDDNYKIKESDNSILIITIILFLTIIVGYIFQRFRNNFNFFRNFYK; encoded by the coding sequence ATGGAAATTCAAAACAATTATTTTAAATTAATAATTCTATTATTAATATTCATTTTTGCAATAAATGGAAATTTCATTCTTAATAATGATTTTAGCTATGCTAAGGATTATAATATTGGAGTAGGGTTAAATAATAATGAAATTCAGAATATTATTGATAATGCTATTTCAGGGAGTAGAATAATATTTTCTGGATCAAATTACAATAATATTTCTCTTGTTATTAATAAAACCTTAATACTAATAAGTAATGTAGAAACAAAGCTTTACGCTTCTTCAAATAATTTAAATGGAGAATCTTTTTCTTCAGTTTTTTATTTTAAAGAGGGTAGTAATGGTTCTTCTATAAAAGGATTCAATATAATTGCTGATGATTATGGGATAATAACTTATAACACATCTAATGTTAGTATTTACAATAATAAAATATCAAATGCTTCAAAAAGCGGGATTTTGATAGAATCTTCAAAGAATGTTAGTACATTAAACAATAATATAACGAAGAATAATATAGGTGTAACTGTTGAAAAGTCTGATAAGGTAAATATTAAGAAAAATAAAATTTATAACAATAAAAAAAATGGAATAAATGTTCATTCATCAAATAACACGGTCATTGACAATAATCAAATCTATAACAATATTAATGGGGTAAATATTGAAAATACAGTTAAATCTAATATTACTAATAATGAAATTAAGAATAATGATTTACATGGTATTGAATTTAGTGGTAAAACTGAAAAAACTTTTATTTCAAAGAATAATATTTCTAAATCTACAAGGGGGATTTATATAAATTCCTATTCTAAAAATGATGTAATTATCTCTAATTATATAAATAATAATATTTATCGAGGCATTGAACCAGATGATGATTTACCTTATGGTATAGGTATACTTTTTGGTCGTCAATTTAATTTTGATGATACTGATGTTGATATAAAATGGAATGCAATAACTGAAAATTCACAGTTTTCTATAAGAGCTCCTTCAGATGGGGATTTAGTTCATATTGGAGCTAATTGGTTAGGGAGTAATGATCCAAAAAAGACACAACTATGTCATAGAGTTGATTCTCCTTTAATTAAAGCATATTTTCAAAAAACTGCTAATGGATATCAATTAATATTTTATGATGGTAATAGTATTGTCACTAATTTAGCTTCTTTTCCTGTCATTTTCTATCTAAATGGAAAACCAATTCAAATTTCACAAGTATTAAATGGAGTAGCTACTTTTAATGGAAATATTGATAGATATAACCTCAATAATCTATCTGTTTCATTTGGAAAAGATGTTCTTTCGATGGAAATATTGCCGACATTATCTCAAAATAAGGATTATAAGGATCCATATACTGTTGTTGAATCAACTGATTCTGAAAGTTCAAATGGAAATAATTATGTTGATAATAATGGTAATGGATTTGGAAATAATGATGGGGAGGGTAATGGAATTGCTGGTTTAAATAATATTAGAAAATCTAATTCAAATGTTGGTGGATCTTCAGGAAATGGAATATCTGGAGAAAATGCTAAAACAATAACAGCTAAAGAGATACAAATGGAAGATGATAACTATAAAATCAAGGAAAGTGATAATAGTATACTAATTATTACTATAATATTGTTTTTAACTATTATTGTAGGATATATCTTCCAAAGATTTAGAAATAACTTCAATTTTTTTAGAAACTTCTATAAATGA
- a CDS encoding STAS-like domain-containing protein, with the protein MSVKEIKIEKEIYKKLGMREAAEQFFDNIDSDGSKIVIDFNKVEFMSRSFAQEYIYQKTMRKLPIEEKNMSQNVKGMYDIVCNDYKKHLNKI; encoded by the coding sequence ATGAGTGTTAAAGAAATAAAAATTGAGAAAGAAATTTATAAAAAATTAGGTATGAGAGAAGCAGCTGAACAATTTTTTGATAATATTGACAGTGATGGCTCTAAAATTGTTATAGATTTTAATAAAGTTGAATTCATGAGTAGGTCTTTTGCTCAAGAATATATTTATCAAAAAACAATGCGTAAACTTCCTATAGAGGAAAAAAATATGTCTCAAAATGTTAAAGGAATGTATGATATTGTTTGTAATGATTATAAAAAACACTTAAATAAAATATAA
- a CDS encoding class I SAM-dependent methyltransferase, with protein sequence MDNIKCINNLNADDWENAWKNELGEEIKKKKFWTKDTPKIHFEKIAVKDEYHEKLMEKLVLDETDTVIDLGCGEGAVTTLIAEKVSKILGIDSSPMMLDLLQQRIDHDNIKNIETKKMKIEDVSIESVGKFDVVLASRSFMGIHDIKDVLINSNEIANKYVFLAVFGRRNWRIEKKFYEEIGKDYPDFAPHDYIFNMLINLGIYPNIEHFDLKGNRKYDDIEDAFIRMKWKMNNLSEEEVDKIKPFLEENLKLNKEDGKLENPLDKSDLVLIWWSKDSFNW encoded by the coding sequence ATGGATAATATTAAATGTATAAACAATTTAAATGCAGATGATTGGGAAAACGCCTGGAAAAATGAACTCGGTGAAGAAATAAAGAAAAAAAAATTTTGGACTAAAGATACACCAAAAATTCATTTTGAAAAAATAGCTGTTAAAGATGAATATCATGAAAAATTAATGGAAAAATTAGTTTTAGATGAAACTGATACAGTAATAGATTTAGGATGTGGAGAAGGAGCAGTTACTACTTTAATAGCTGAAAAAGTATCAAAAATTCTTGGAATAGATTCCTCCCCTATGATGTTAGATTTATTACAACAAAGAATAGATCATGATAATATTAAAAATATTGAAACTAAAAAAATGAAAATCGAGGATGTTTCTATTGAAAGTGTTGGGAAATTCGATGTTGTATTAGCATCAAGATCATTTATGGGAATACATGATATAAAAGATGTTTTAATAAATTCTAATGAAATAGCTAATAAATACGTGTTTTTAGCTGTATTTGGAAGAAGAAATTGGAGAATAGAGAAGAAATTCTATGAGGAAATTGGAAAAGATTATCCTGACTTTGCACCACATGATTATATCTTTAATATGCTAATTAATTTAGGAATCTATCCTAATATTGAACACTTCGACCTTAAAGGTAATAGGAAATATGATGATATTGAAGATGCATTTATCAGAATGAAATGGAAGATGAATAATCTTTCTGAAGAGGAAGTTGACAAAATAAAACCATTTCTAGAAGAAAATCTAAAGCTTAATAAAGAAGATGGGAAGCTAGAAAACCCTCTTGATAAATCCGATTTAGTTCTAATATGGTGGAGTAAAGACAGTTTTAATTGGTAA
- a CDS encoding heavy metal translocating P-type ATPase codes for MKYEVMHDFPNRLRIRCGRYAFTEKEGYGLARLFLKFDFINEIITSHRNGSLIIKYDKNKDIILDFINKIRIEDIKEAEPTEEEILKKIDTEFQLKLTKTILKRIFIKLFVPYPIEIIKVLYDSIPFIKKGLRSMWDFKIDVPLLDSIAILTSIFMKSFNSAGSVIFWVSLADLLESYTVKRTKNTLKNSLAINIDTVWLVKKDNNKDKSNNKDNNRNNDFDLKNNFDLKEINEIKVPISEISRGDWIRIRTGSVIPVDGAIVSGDAMINESSMTGEPLSIHKTIGKIVHGGTVVEEGSIIVEVNAINEETRINKIINLIENSENLKAEIQSKAEYLADSIVPFSLLATLFTYLLTRNSTKALSVLMVDYSCAIKLATPISVISAMEEASDHKMMIKGGKYLENFAKAKTIVFDKTGTLTKACPKVAKIISCGNLSRDEVLKNAACLEEHFAHSVARAIVKQAEIEGLQHEEYHAEVEYVVAHGISTTLNKKKTLIGSAHFIFEDESVSITKKQQKLIDDSINEYSTIFFAMDGKLEGIICIEDPIRKEAKDVVIKLKELGVENIVMLTGDSENAAYHVSKELKITEYRSQVLPEDKANIVQDLQDKFGKVIMIGDGINDSPALSVSDVSVAMKDSSDIAREVADISLLSDDLNQLLTLRILSERMLDKINNNYNGILAINTSLIVLGITGIMSPSNSSLIHNLSTVAFGALSTRKCLDK; via the coding sequence ATGAAATATGAAGTTATGCATGATTTTCCAAATAGACTTAGAATTAGATGTGGTAGATATGCATTTACAGAAAAAGAGGGATATGGATTAGCTAGGTTGTTTTTAAAATTCGATTTTATTAATGAAATAATTACATCTCATAGAAATGGCAGTCTAATAATAAAATATGATAAAAATAAGGATATTATTTTGGATTTTATTAATAAAATCAGAATTGAAGATATTAAAGAAGCAGAACCTACTGAAGAAGAAATTCTTAAAAAAATAGACACAGAATTCCAGCTTAAATTAACAAAAACGATTTTAAAAAGGATTTTTATTAAATTATTTGTACCTTATCCTATAGAGATTATAAAAGTTTTATATGATTCTATACCTTTTATAAAAAAAGGTTTAAGAAGTATGTGGGATTTTAAGATAGATGTTCCATTACTTGATTCAATAGCTATACTAACATCAATATTTATGAAATCATTTAATTCTGCAGGTTCTGTGATATTTTGGGTATCTTTAGCTGATTTACTTGAAAGTTACACTGTTAAAAGAACTAAAAATACTTTAAAGAATAGTTTAGCTATAAATATTGATACTGTTTGGCTAGTGAAGAAAGATAACAATAAGGATAAAAGTAATAACAAAGACAACAATAGAAACAATGATTTTGATTTAAAAAATAATTTTGATCTAAAAGAGATAAATGAAATAAAAGTACCAATTTCAGAAATATCTAGGGGAGATTGGATTCGTATTCGAACTGGAAGTGTGATTCCTGTTGATGGGGCTATAGTTAGTGGAGATGCAATGATAAATGAGTCTTCAATGACTGGAGAACCATTATCCATCCATAAAACCATTGGTAAAATAGTTCATGGTGGAACAGTAGTTGAAGAAGGTTCTATAATTGTAGAGGTCAATGCAATTAATGAAGAAACAAGGATAAACAAGATCATTAATTTAATAGAAAATTCTGAAAACTTGAAAGCAGAAATTCAAAGTAAAGCAGAATACTTAGCTGATTCAATAGTTCCATTTAGTTTGCTAGCTACATTATTCACTTATTTGTTAACTAGAAATTCTACTAAGGCTTTGTCAGTTCTTATGGTAGATTATTCTTGTGCTATTAAACTGGCCACTCCAATTTCAGTAATATCTGCAATGGAAGAAGCATCTGATCATAAAATGATGATAAAAGGAGGAAAATATCTAGAAAATTTTGCTAAGGCTAAAACAATAGTTTTTGATAAAACTGGAACATTAACTAAAGCTTGTCCAAAGGTAGCTAAAATAATTTCTTGTGGAAATTTGTCACGAGATGAAGTATTAAAAAATGCAGCATGTTTAGAAGAACATTTTGCACATAGTGTTGCAAGAGCAATTGTAAAACAAGCAGAAATAGAAGGTCTTCAACATGAAGAATACCATGCTGAAGTAGAGTATGTTGTGGCACATGGAATATCAACAACATTAAATAAAAAGAAAACTTTAATTGGCAGTGCTCACTTTATTTTTGAAGATGAAAGTGTTTCAATAACTAAAAAACAACAAAAGTTAATTGACGATAGTATAAATGAATATTCAACAATATTTTTTGCAATGGATGGTAAGTTAGAAGGGATTATTTGTATAGAAGATCCTATAAGAAAAGAAGCTAAAGATGTTGTAATTAAGTTGAAAGAATTGGGAGTTGAAAATATAGTTATGTTGACTGGAGATAGTGAAAATGCAGCATATCATGTTTCAAAAGAATTAAAAATCACTGAATATAGATCTCAAGTTTTACCTGAAGATAAAGCAAACATTGTACAAGATCTTCAAGATAAATTTGGAAAAGTTATAATGATTGGGGATGGAATTAATGATTCTCCTGCATTATCAGTTTCTGATGTATCTGTAGCTATGAAAGATTCTTCTGATATTGCAAGAGAAGTAGCTGATATATCCCTACTTTCTGATGATTTAAACCAGCTTTTAACACTTCGAATTTTAAGTGAAAGAATGCTAGATAAAATAAACAATAATTATAATGGCATATTAGCTATTAATACGTCTTTAATTGTTTTAGGAATAACTGGTATTATGAGTCCTTCAAATTCTTCATTAATTCATAATCTTTCGACAGTAGCTTTTGGAGCATTAAGCACAAGAAAATGTTTAGATAAATAA
- a CDS encoding glutamate--tRNA ligase, with protein sequence MTDLEKTIYKYALLNAIKHKGNANPGAVMGAIMSSEPDLRKDAKKIGSISGKIVTNVNEMSIEEIELEIANLGIEIEDNKSNNEKEKGLSDLPGSHKNVVMRFAPNPSGPLHIGHARAAVPNGEYAERYDGKLILRIEDTDPKRIYPPAYDMIQEDLEWLNIKIDEIYYQSDRFPIYYEYAEKLIKNGAAYMCQCEGGEFKKLKDACEPCPCRSKSPEENMVLWREFPDMEAGQAVLRVKTDINHKNPAIRDWVAMRIVEEEHPRIGREYKIYPMMNFSVAIDDHLMGMTHVLRGKDHLANSEKQKYLYEHMGWDVPEFIHYGRLKMEDIALSTSKAMAGIDEGNYMGWDDPRLGTLRAIARRGIQSKAIHDLMVEIGVKMSDSAISWKKIYGLNRNILEEISNRYFFVPNPKKINIYGLNIEKDNETNINKTNIEIIERPLHPDHLKRGNRKLVFDGEVYISSNDLGDGIVRLMDAVNINIKNNDISYNSKSFEEARELKARIIQWVPANDNIKAKIVMDDASIVEGICESYCKNLNVGDIVQFERFGFARLDEISNNELIFYFAHK encoded by the coding sequence ATGACTGACTTAGAAAAAACAATATATAAATATGCACTTTTAAATGCAATTAAACATAAAGGAAATGCGAACCCCGGAGCTGTTATGGGAGCTATCATGAGTAGTGAACCAGATTTAAGAAAAGATGCTAAAAAAATAGGGTCCATATCTGGTAAGATAGTTACAAATGTTAATGAAATGTCTATTGAAGAAATAGAACTTGAAATAGCTAATTTAGGCATTGAAATTGAAGACAATAAATCTAATAATGAGAAAGAGAAGGGCCTTTCAGATTTACCAGGTTCTCATAAAAATGTTGTAATGCGTTTTGCTCCTAACCCAAGCGGTCCTTTACATATTGGTCATGCAAGAGCTGCAGTACCTAATGGGGAATATGCTGAAAGATATGATGGAAAATTAATTCTCCGTATTGAGGATACTGATCCAAAAAGAATTTATCCTCCTGCTTATGATATGATTCAAGAGGATCTTGAATGGTTAAATATAAAAATTGATGAAATTTATTATCAAAGTGATAGGTTTCCAATTTATTATGAATATGCAGAAAAACTAATTAAAAATGGTGCTGCATATATGTGTCAATGTGAAGGTGGAGAATTTAAAAAATTAAAAGATGCTTGTGAACCTTGCCCTTGTAGATCAAAATCTCCTGAAGAAAATATGGTGCTATGGAGAGAATTTCCTGATATGGAGGCTGGTCAAGCAGTTCTTCGTGTTAAAACTGATATAAATCATAAAAATCCTGCTATTCGTGATTGGGTAGCTATGAGGATTGTTGAAGAAGAACATCCTCGTATTGGAAGAGAATATAAAATTTATCCTATGATGAATTTTTCAGTAGCTATTGATGATCATTTAATGGGGATGACTCATGTTTTAAGAGGTAAAGACCATTTAGCTAATAGTGAAAAACAAAAATATCTTTATGAGCACATGGGTTGGGATGTTCCAGAGTTCATCCATTATGGAAGGCTTAAAATGGAAGATATTGCACTTAGTACTTCAAAAGCCATGGCTGGAATTGACGAAGGTAATTATATGGGTTGGGATGATCCTAGACTTGGAACTCTTAGAGCTATAGCTAGAAGAGGAATTCAAAGCAAGGCAATCCATGATTTAATGGTTGAAATTGGTGTTAAAATGTCTGATTCAGCTATTAGCTGGAAAAAAATTTATGGTCTTAATAGAAATATCTTAGAAGAAATTTCTAATCGTTATTTCTTTGTTCCAAACCCTAAAAAAATTAATATATATGGCCTAAATATCGAAAAAGATAATGAAACTAATATTAATAAAACTAATATTGAGATAATCGAAAGACCTCTTCATCCAGATCATTTAAAAAGAGGTAATAGAAAACTTGTTTTTGATGGCGAAGTCTACATTTCTAGTAATGATTTAGGTGATGGTATTGTTCGTTTAATGGATGCAGTAAATATAAATATTAAAAATAATGATATTTCTTATAATAGTAAATCTTTTGAAGAAGCAAGAGAATTGAAAGCTAGAATTATTCAATGGGTTCCAGCTAATGACAATATTAAAGCAAAAATTGTTATGGATGATGCTTCTATAGTAGAGGGGATTTGTGAATCTTATTGTAAAAATCTTAATGTTGGGGATATTGTACAATTTGAAAGATTTGGTTTTGCAAGACTAGATGAGATTAGTAATAATGAATTGATTTTTTATTTTGCTCATAAGTAA
- a CDS encoding SWIM zinc finger family protein has translation MSSRLEKATLIPSENIHESYLDSEYIFYEVKGSDGLGYYLVACNHDNLWRCTCDDFTGRGLNKDEGSFLCKHIIAVILHIAQKGV, from the coding sequence ATGAGTAGCAGACTAGAAAAAGCTACTCTTATTCCTTCTGAAAATATTCACGAATCTTATTTAGATTCTGAATATATCTTTTATGAAGTAAAAGGCTCTGATGGACTAGGCTATTATCTTGTAGCTTGTAATCATGACAATCTTTGGAGATGTACTTGTGATGATTTTACTGGCAGAGGATTAAATAAAGATGAAGGTAGTTTTCTTTGTAAACACATTATAGCAGTTATATTACATATTGCTCAAAAAGGAGTTTAA